ACAGTGACTGTGGTCTTGCAGAGATAGAACATTTATGACAGTTAAAATGCTGAAACAAAAGCAGAAATAGTCTGatgactttacaaaaaaaggttaTTAATGTCAAGAATTTTTCACTGTCTACTACTTCCAGTAACTTACTCAAGTCAGTCTAGTGTAGGCTACTATTACCTCTTACatcacatttcaacattttaccATTCAAAAGGACGTTCAATACAggaaatacataatattattacTCTTAACTCACTCAGTGATTAAGGTTAATCGGGGTTGTGCTAAAGAGCAGTGTTGTTGGTACTTCTTTTCTGCTTTGCATATTCAGAATTTGGGATGCTGGCCAAACCTCATGTGATTGGCTAACCGCCTCCTTCTGCGCAAAGGCTGGCGGAATCAAAACAAGCTGGAACGCAATCTCCATCTAGTGGAGCTGTTTGGAAACTGCGTTCAATTTCAAGCAAATACTCAccccaaaatattattatttatacttttttataccCTTTtacaaacccgtatgactttcttctctggaacacaaaaggagagcTTGCCAGAATTAGCTTAAGTCACCATTTAATTTTATGTAGGTAACTAACTCTAATGACAGTAAATGGTGACTGAGGctcctttaaataaaaagtagtaGGCCTAGCTCCTCACAACACCCTGATTGGTTAGTAGGGCAGGATAGTGGGGCCAATTAATGACCCCTGGTTTACAACAAACCGCTTCAATGCGTTCATGCATTGCCACAATAACAAATGTAGTGCTTATCCCCTAAATAAGGGCCAAAATAGGACACTGATGGCTTTACTAGCTGTAATTGTGCTTTTTGTTGTAAGATGCTGTAGCACATTGTCAGCTGAAGGtacatatattaaatgttaaatattaacaaCAAAGTTAAATATGTTGATTGATCTATTGTTGTCCATGTCACCTCTGGGTGTTTGGGCTTGGCAATTGCTGTGCTTAGAAAATAAACAGTCGTTCTATCGCTGACAGTTATTATGCTTTTTTGAAACATACATGCAACAAGTGTGTGGTCAaccttaagttttgttttataccTAGAGCCCTTGTCCTCTAATGAAGCCAGTAGTACAGACGCCACTTATGGCTTTGTGGCCTGTGTGATTGCAGTGCTTTTGTACGGAAGTTATTTTGTTCCTGTTAAAACAGTTAATACTGGAGATGGTGATTATGAACCAAGACTACACAAGAATAAACTTTAACGACCTCTTTCCTGTCTTTACAGGAATGTTTTTTCAGTGGATTTGCTGTTCAGCTATATGGTTTGTTGGACTGGTTACGGACACATTGTTTCGCCCCTCCAGAGCCCATCCTGCTGCTATGCTTGGAGGAGC
The Cyprinus carpio isolate SPL01 chromosome B14, ASM1834038v1, whole genome shotgun sequence DNA segment above includes these coding regions:
- the LOC109081162 gene encoding transmembrane protein 144-like isoform X1 gives rise to the protein MHCHNNKCSAYPLNKGQNRTLMALLAVIVLFVVRCCSTLSAEEPLSSNEASSTDATYGFVACVIAVLLYGSYFVPVKTVNTGDGMFFQWICCSAIWFVGLVTDTLFRPSRAHPAAMLGGALWATGNITAVPVVKFIGLGLGILLWGSSGLLIGWTSSSAIIFFFVRSDVQKRTSAESMPLLIDDRVGLLGLFLIKSYYDCLCRIMFCVLCLGYTNLC
- the LOC109081162 gene encoding transmembrane protein 144-like isoform X2, which encodes MHCHNNKCSAYPLNKGQNRTLMALLAVIVLFVVRCCSTLSAEEPLSSNEASSTDATYGFVACVIAVLLYGSYFVPVKTVNTGDGMFFQWICCSAIWFVGLVTDTLFRPSRAHPAAMLGGALWATGNITAVPVVKFIGLGLGILLWGSSGLLIGWTSSSAIIFFFVRSDVQKRTSAESMPLLIDDRRLNPDSTNPSDSLVDTILPKSKRVL
- the LOC109081162 gene encoding uncharacterized protein LOC109081162 isoform X5, with translation MHCHNNKCSAYPLNKGQNRTLMALLAVIVLFVVRCCSTLSAEEPLSSNEASSTDATYGFVACVIAVLLYGSYFVPVKTVNTGDGMFFQWICCSAIWFVGLVTDTLFRPSRAHPAAMLGGALWATGKSYVAIIFFFVRSDVQKRTSAESMPLLIDDRRLNPDSTNPSDSLVDTILPKSKRVL
- the LOC109081162 gene encoding transmembrane protein 144-like isoform X4, with protein sequence MHCHNNKCSAYPLNKGQNRTLMALLAVIVLFVVRCCSTLSAEEPLSSNEASSTDATYGFVACVIAVLLYGSYFVPVKTVNTGDGMFFQWICCSAIWFVGLVTDTLFRPSRAHPAAMLGGALWATGNITAVPVVKFIGLGLGILLWGSSGLLIGWTSSRFGWFGLNPEEVSKPIHNYFGAGLCLLS
- the LOC109081162 gene encoding uncharacterized protein LOC109081162 isoform X3, which codes for MHCHNNKCSAYPLNKGQNRTLMALLAVIVLFVVRCCSTLSAEEPLSSNEASSTDATYGFVACVIAVLLYGSYFVPVKTVNTGDGMFFQWICCSAIWFVGLVTDTLFRPSRAHPAAMLGGALWATGKSYVAIIFFFVRSDVQKRTSAESMPLLIDDRVGLLGLFLIKSYYDCLCRIMFCVLCLGYTNLC